A genomic window from Clostridium aceticum includes:
- a CDS encoding phosphoribosylformylglycinamidine synthase, producing MVKRICVEKKFGFNVEAESLKKDLMNTLNLKTLENVRIINIYDLEDVNKKRLEDIKGLVLSEPNVDMVTEDTVAISDGEQAFRIQLLPGQYDQRADSAGQCIEIITLEDAPTIVSSKMIVLKGVLDTKEMNRIKNYLINPVESREVSLDIPTTLKINYATPDTVETVEGFIELDSQGITLYKEKMGFAMTAEDLAFVREYFKNEERRNPTITELKVIDTYWSDHCRHTTFLTAVKEVNIEDQPMNQPIKDAYAAYLADRDFVYEGKDRRDCLMDIATINMKSLRKKGELEDLDVSEEINACSIEIPVDIDGKTEPWLLMFKNETHNHPTEIEPFGGAATCLGGAIRDPLSGRSYVYHSMRVTGAADPTVPLADTIEGKLPQKVITQQAAAGFSSYGNQIGLATGMVSEVYDPDFVAKRMEVGAVVGAAPKENVVRERPTAGDIILLVGGRTGRDGIGGATGSSKEHDEESLTSCGAEVQKGNPPVERKIQRLFRIPALSKMIKRCNDFGAGGVSVAIGELADSLEINLDAVKKKYEGLDGTEIAISESQERMAVVIAPEDVEAFKSYCHEENLEVTHVADVTDTGRLIMKWQGKEILNLSRVFLDTNGVQGETSVHIEAPKQRTYFNSNKSEVSVKQQWLDTLNDLNVCSQKGLVERFDNTIGSGTVLMPFGGMHYSTPIQAMVAKIPVLKGETKTGSMMSYGYDPQLAKWSPFHGALYAVVDAIAKILATGGDYQRVRLSLQEYFEKLGDIPEKWGKPYSALLGASYAQTKFKVAAIGGKDSMSGTFKDIHVPPTLIAFAVTPVDVRRVITPELKRTDSTLVQFYAKRDAYEMVDFDHLLVGYNHIYNYVKEGRILSSYAIGKGGICAAISKMAFGNGIGVRIENSVDVFEEAYGSILLEVTEEVAQQLIAQEGFMIVGETKEENSFEVKDAVISISEALASWESRLESIFPTVHQDEGTAKVIAYYDREVKRPSIKVAKPRVFIPAFPGTNCEVDTYMAFEKAGAVVETMVFKNLNQSDVVASLEEMVEKIKRAQIVALPGGFSAGDEPEGSGKFIASVLRNPKVAEEVMKLLNERDGLMLGICNGFQALIKLGLLPYGEIRDLQEDSPTLTFNKINRHVSRMASVKVASVKSPWLANEEVGNMYETAFSHGEGRFYASTEVVQQLIEEGQVATQYVDKEGLPTYDGKYNINGSVEAIEGITSPDGRIFGKMGHVERVGNHVHKNVYGKKDFKIFQAGVNYFR from the coding sequence ATGGTTAAAAGAATTTGTGTTGAGAAAAAGTTCGGATTTAACGTTGAAGCAGAAAGTTTGAAAAAAGATCTTATGAATACTTTAAACCTAAAAACATTAGAAAATGTTAGAATTATCAATATATATGATCTGGAAGATGTAAATAAAAAGAGGCTGGAAGATATTAAGGGACTTGTTTTGTCTGAACCAAATGTTGATATGGTAACAGAGGATACTGTGGCTATTTCAGATGGAGAGCAAGCCTTTAGAATTCAGCTATTGCCTGGGCAATACGACCAACGGGCAGATTCAGCCGGACAATGTATAGAAATTATTACATTAGAGGATGCACCTACCATTGTTTCTTCTAAAATGATTGTATTAAAGGGTGTTCTTGATACTAAAGAGATGAACCGTATTAAAAACTATCTTATTAATCCTGTAGAATCAAGGGAAGTTTCCTTGGATATACCTACTACATTAAAAATCAATTATGCTACCCCAGATACTGTTGAAACAGTAGAGGGATTTATAGAACTGGATAGTCAAGGAATAACATTGTATAAAGAAAAAATGGGTTTTGCTATGACTGCTGAAGACCTTGCCTTTGTCAGAGAGTACTTTAAAAATGAAGAAAGAAGAAATCCTACCATCACAGAATTAAAGGTTATCGACACCTATTGGTCAGATCATTGCCGTCATACTACGTTTTTAACAGCGGTGAAGGAAGTAAACATTGAAGATCAACCTATGAATCAACCAATAAAAGATGCTTATGCAGCTTATCTAGCTGATAGAGATTTTGTTTATGAAGGTAAAGATCGTAGAGATTGTTTAATGGATATTGCTACCATCAACATGAAGAGTTTAAGAAAAAAAGGTGAACTTGAAGACCTAGATGTGTCTGAAGAAATCAATGCTTGCAGTATTGAAATTCCTGTAGATATCGATGGAAAGACTGAACCTTGGCTTTTGATGTTTAAAAATGAAACCCACAACCATCCTACTGAGATTGAACCCTTTGGTGGTGCTGCTACTTGTTTAGGTGGTGCTATTAGGGATCCCTTATCGGGAAGAAGTTATGTTTATCATAGTATGCGTGTAACAGGAGCCGCAGACCCTACAGTGCCTTTGGCAGATACCATAGAAGGAAAGCTGCCACAAAAAGTAATTACGCAGCAAGCCGCTGCAGGCTTTAGTTCTTATGGTAATCAAATAGGACTAGCTACAGGCATGGTTTCAGAGGTTTACGATCCAGACTTTGTTGCTAAACGTATGGAGGTAGGAGCAGTGGTAGGAGCGGCTCCAAAAGAAAATGTGGTCAGAGAACGTCCAACTGCTGGAGACATTATTTTGCTAGTAGGGGGGAGAACTGGTAGAGATGGTATTGGAGGAGCAACCGGATCTTCGAAGGAACATGATGAAGAGAGTTTGACCAGTTGTGGTGCAGAAGTTCAAAAAGGTAACCCACCTGTGGAAAGAAAGATTCAAAGGTTATTTAGAATACCAGCACTATCTAAAATGATTAAAAGATGCAATGATTTTGGAGCAGGGGGTGTTTCTGTAGCTATTGGAGAGTTGGCGGATAGTTTAGAGATTAACCTAGATGCAGTTAAGAAAAAGTATGAAGGTTTAGATGGAACAGAAATTGCTATATCAGAGTCTCAAGAAAGAATGGCAGTAGTGATCGCACCAGAAGATGTAGAAGCTTTCAAAAGCTATTGTCATGAAGAAAACCTAGAGGTGACACATGTAGCCGATGTTACTGATACTGGCAGGCTGATCATGAAGTGGCAGGGAAAAGAAATTCTTAATCTTTCTAGAGTCTTTTTAGATACCAATGGCGTTCAAGGTGAGACGAGCGTCCATATTGAAGCACCGAAACAGCGAACCTACTTTAATAGTAATAAGTCGGAGGTATCGGTAAAACAACAGTGGCTGGACACCTTAAATGATTTAAATGTTTGTTCTCAAAAGGGATTGGTGGAAAGATTTGATAACACCATTGGCAGCGGCACGGTTTTAATGCCCTTTGGAGGGATGCACTACAGTACACCTATCCAAGCGATGGTAGCTAAGATACCTGTTTTAAAGGGAGAAACCAAGACAGGTTCTATGATGAGCTATGGTTATGATCCTCAGTTGGCAAAATGGTCTCCTTTCCATGGAGCCTTATATGCCGTAGTAGATGCTATAGCAAAAATCTTGGCAACAGGTGGTGATTATCAAAGGGTTAGACTATCTCTTCAAGAATATTTTGAAAAGCTTGGTGATATACCTGAGAAGTGGGGCAAACCCTATAGTGCATTGTTAGGGGCCAGCTATGCACAAACAAAATTTAAAGTAGCGGCTATTGGCGGTAAAGATTCTATGTCAGGGACATTTAAAGATATTCATGTTCCTCCAACCCTTATTGCATTTGCTGTAACGCCGGTGGATGTAAGACGGGTAATTACCCCTGAATTAAAACGAACTGATTCTACTTTGGTACAATTTTATGCTAAAAGAGATGCCTACGAAATGGTGGACTTTGATCATCTATTGGTAGGGTACAATCATATTTATAACTACGTGAAAGAAGGAAGGATTTTATCAAGCTATGCGATAGGTAAAGGCGGAATATGTGCTGCCATAAGTAAGATGGCCTTCGGAAATGGTATTGGTGTGAGAATTGAAAACTCAGTGGATGTTTTTGAGGAAGCATATGGCAGTATTCTGCTGGAAGTAACAGAGGAAGTAGCTCAACAGCTTATAGCACAGGAAGGATTCATGATTGTTGGAGAGACAAAAGAAGAAAATTCCTTTGAAGTAAAAGATGCTGTTATATCTATATCAGAAGCTCTTGCTTCTTGGGAATCTAGACTAGAATCCATCTTCCCAACAGTTCATCAGGATGAAGGAACAGCAAAAGTAATTGCTTATTATGACCGTGAGGTCAAACGTCCTAGTATTAAAGTGGCAAAACCACGGGTCTTTATACCTGCTTTTCCAGGTACCAACTGTGAGGTGGATACCTATATGGCTTTTGAAAAAGCTGGAGCAGTTGTAGAAACAATGGTCTTCAAAAACTTAAATCAAAGTGACGTTGTTGCTTCCCTTGAAGAAATGGTTGAAAAGATTAAAAGAGCACAGATAGTAGCCTTACCGGGAGGCTTTAGTGCTGGAGATGAACCAGAGGGTTCAGGGAAGTTTATCGCATCTGTCTTAAGAAATCCTAAGGTAGCAGAAGAAGTGATGAAGCTTCTTAATGAAAGAGATGGCTTAATGTTGGGGATCTGCAACGGCTTTCAAGCTCTTATTAAGTTAGGTCTGCTGCCTTATGGAGAAATAAGAGATCTGCAGGAGGATTCACCAACCTTAACCTTTAATAAAATTAATCGTCACGTATCACGCATGGCCAGTGTGAAAGTAGCCTCTGTAAAATCACCTTGGCTTGCAAATGAAGAAGTTGGTAATATGTATGAAACAGCTTTTTCTCATGGTGAGGGACGTTTCTATGCAAGTACTGAAGTAGTACAACAGTTGATTGAAGAGGGACAAGTTGCTACACAGTATGTAGACAAAGAGGGTCTGCCTACCTATGATGGCAAGTATAATATCAATGGATCGGTAGAAGCCATAGAAGGAATTACTTCTCCAGACGGCAGGATTTTTGGTAAGATGGGCCATGTGGAACGGGTAGGAAATCATGTGCATAAAAATGTTTATGGTAAAAAAGATTTTAAAATATTCCAAGCGGGTGTAAACTATTTTAGATAA
- a CDS encoding ABC transporter permease, translating to MKNAETIVVKEAPFISLPKFNRRQRTIISTVFAAILLIAIVTGGLLIPSESIVTNLEIRNLSPSLRHPFGTDWLGRDMFARTLKGLTLSLGVGMLASVVSVLIALVLGMLAATMGKTVDGMISWLVDLFLSVPHLVALILIAFTLGGGIKGVVVGVALTHWPSLSRVIRAEVMQLRSAEFVGVSRQFGKSSWWIAIRHILPHLIPQFFVGLVLLFPHAVLHEAAITFLGFGLSPHQPAIGIILSESMRYLSTGMWWLAFFPGLSLLIMVRAFDVLGDNLHMLIDPHRGHE from the coding sequence ATGAAGAATGCAGAGACTATTGTGGTTAAAGAAGCTCCTTTTATCTCTCTACCAAAATTTAATAGAAGACAGCGTACCATCATCTCTACAGTATTTGCAGCTATACTCCTAATAGCTATTGTAACAGGAGGGTTGCTTATTCCTAGTGAAAGTATTGTTACGAATCTTGAAATTAGAAACCTATCTCCTTCACTAAGGCATCCCTTTGGCACGGATTGGCTAGGTCGAGATATGTTTGCCCGTACCTTAAAAGGGCTCACCTTAAGTTTAGGTGTTGGTATGCTTGCCTCTGTTGTCAGTGTATTGATAGCATTAGTTCTAGGGATGTTGGCTGCTACTATGGGAAAAACTGTTGATGGAATGATCTCTTGGTTGGTGGACTTATTCCTTAGTGTACCACATCTTGTAGCTTTGATTCTCATTGCCTTTACATTGGGTGGGGGTATAAAAGGCGTGGTGGTAGGTGTGGCATTAACCCACTGGCCTAGCCTTTCAAGGGTGATTCGTGCAGAAGTAATGCAACTTCGTTCTGCAGAATTTGTAGGGGTTTCACGACAATTTGGAAAATCTTCTTGGTGGATAGCTATAAGACATATCCTACCTCATTTAATCCCACAATTTTTTGTAGGCTTGGTACTGCTATTTCCCCATGCTGTTTTGCATGAGGCAGCTATTACCTTTTTAGGCTTTGGTTTATCTCCTCATCAGCCTGCAATCGGTATTATTTTATCGGAATCTATGCGTTATCTATCTACAGGGATGTGGTGGTTAGCTTTTTTTCCCGGATTGTCCCTATTGATTATGGTAAGGGCCTTTGATGTTCTTGGTGATAATCTGCACATGCTTATTGACCCTCATAGAGGACATGAATAA
- a CDS encoding ABC transporter permease: MESTNLLAFVVKKALRLATLLIAISLLSFLLVSYSPIDPIQAYVGADMMRVGPEQRAKIAEYWGLDKPPMQQFMRWGMAVIKGDLGTSMIFRRPVVTVIRERFLASLALMMIAWLLSGLIGFALGIIAGMKQGTWMDKLIKWYCLTLASTPTFWLGLLLLIVFAMGLGWFPIGLGVPAGVLAEDVTMGNRIQHLILPALTLSILGVANVAMHTRQKLIDVLASDYILFARAKGEKGFLLLWRHGLRNIALPAITLQFTAFSELFGGAVLAEQVFSYPGLGQTTVQAGLRGDVPLLLGIVLFSALFVFTGNLIADLIYRIVDPRVREGGSL, translated from the coding sequence ATGGAATCTACAAATTTATTGGCATTTGTCGTGAAAAAAGCGTTACGATTAGCTACATTATTAATAGCAATTTCTCTGCTTTCCTTCCTGCTTGTAAGCTACTCTCCTATCGACCCAATTCAAGCATATGTAGGGGCTGATATGATGCGGGTAGGTCCTGAGCAGAGGGCAAAGATAGCGGAATACTGGGGTTTAGATAAGCCACCGATGCAACAATTTATGCGTTGGGGTATGGCTGTAATAAAGGGAGATCTGGGTACCTCAATGATATTTAGACGTCCAGTAGTAACTGTAATCAGAGAACGATTCCTTGCCTCGCTAGCTTTAATGATGATTGCTTGGTTGCTTTCGGGACTGATAGGTTTTGCCTTAGGAATTATTGCAGGGATGAAACAAGGAACTTGGATGGATAAACTGATAAAGTGGTACTGTCTCACTTTGGCTTCTACCCCTACCTTTTGGTTAGGCCTATTATTGCTTATTGTATTTGCAATGGGTCTAGGGTGGTTTCCTATAGGTTTAGGGGTACCAGCAGGGGTTTTGGCAGAAGATGTAACCATGGGCAATAGAATACAACATTTGATTTTACCAGCATTGACATTAAGTATTTTAGGTGTTGCCAATGTAGCCATGCATACACGACAAAAATTGATCGATGTCCTAGCCAGTGATTATATACTATTTGCTCGTGCAAAGGGAGAAAAAGGTTTTTTACTGCTGTGGCGTCATGGGCTAAGGAATATAGCTTTACCGGCTATTACACTACAGTTTACTGCTTTTAGCGAACTATTTGGAGGAGCAGTCCTTGCAGAACAGGTTTTTTCCTATCCAGGTCTTGGACAAACCACTGTGCAAGCAGGATTAAGGGGAGATGTGCCCTTACTTCTAGGTATTGTGTTGTTTAGTGCGTTGTTTGTATTTACAGGCAACTTAATAGCAGACTTGATTTATCGTATTGTTGATCCAAGAGTTAGAGAAGGAGGTTCCCTATGA
- a CDS encoding ABC transporter substrate-binding protein, whose product MFKRILMMITIFTLVLSTSLFTGCSSTDETVTSPEEDLKKEELILAIGSEPDDGFDPTNGWGRYGSPLFQSTLFTRNKDFEVMNDLATDYEISEDGLVWTVKLREDVKFSDGVALTASDVVYTYEKTAQSGSVVDLNIMESVEAVDEYTIKFTLQQPQSTFINTLATTGIVPKHAHGDNYAESPVGSGPFKFVQWDKGQQLIVEANPEYYGEKPYFKKLTFLFLGEDGAFAAAKAGQVDMAAIPSAFSKQQVPSMKLLNLRSVDNRGILFPFVPSGGQTEEGFPIGNDVTADIAIRKAINVAVDRKALVNGILEGYGTPAYSVCDGMPWWNPDTVIQDNNLEEAKKILVDAGWQDINGDGILEKDSLKAEFTMIYPASDQTRQSLAIAVADMLKPLGINAIAEGKSWDDIQKMMYSNAILFGWGSYDPLEMYNLHSSETAGEGWYNTGFYSNATVDAYMEKALRAITEEEAIEYWKKAQWDGTTGFSAKGDAPWAWLVNLDHLYLVRENLEIGRPKIQPHGHGWPMTDNIVEWHWNE is encoded by the coding sequence ATGTTTAAAAGAATACTGATGATGATAACGATTTTTACACTAGTACTATCTACTAGTTTGTTCACAGGTTGTTCCTCAACAGACGAAACTGTTACATCTCCAGAAGAAGACCTTAAGAAAGAGGAACTTATTTTAGCCATAGGAAGTGAGCCTGATGATGGGTTTGACCCTACCAATGGGTGGGGACGTTATGGTTCTCCTCTTTTCCAAAGCACATTATTTACTAGAAATAAGGATTTTGAAGTAATGAATGACCTGGCTACTGATTATGAAATCAGCGAAGATGGTTTGGTTTGGACCGTTAAGTTAAGGGAAGATGTAAAATTTTCTGATGGGGTGGCTTTAACAGCCAGTGATGTTGTATATACATATGAAAAAACCGCCCAAAGTGGATCGGTTGTTGACCTTAATATCATGGAAAGTGTTGAAGCAGTAGATGAATATACTATTAAGTTTACCCTTCAGCAGCCACAATCCACCTTCATCAATACCTTGGCGACTACAGGAATTGTGCCAAAGCATGCACATGGAGATAATTATGCTGAAAGCCCTGTTGGTTCTGGTCCCTTTAAATTTGTACAGTGGGACAAAGGGCAACAGCTTATTGTAGAAGCAAATCCAGAGTATTATGGAGAAAAACCGTATTTTAAGAAATTAACTTTTCTATTTTTAGGAGAAGATGGAGCTTTTGCTGCTGCTAAGGCAGGGCAAGTAGATATGGCAGCTATACCTTCAGCTTTTTCAAAACAACAGGTACCTAGCATGAAACTGCTTAATCTAAGAAGTGTGGACAATCGTGGTATATTATTTCCTTTTGTACCTTCAGGCGGACAGACTGAAGAAGGATTCCCGATTGGAAACGACGTAACAGCAGATATAGCCATCCGTAAGGCCATCAATGTAGCGGTTGATCGAAAAGCTTTGGTGAATGGTATTTTAGAAGGCTATGGAACACCAGCCTACAGTGTTTGTGATGGTATGCCATGGTGGAATCCTGATACAGTGATTCAAGACAATAATTTAGAAGAAGCGAAGAAAATACTAGTGGATGCTGGATGGCAAGATATCAACGGTGATGGTATTTTAGAAAAAGATTCCCTAAAGGCTGAGTTTACAATGATTTATCCTGCCAGTGATCAAACCCGTCAATCCTTGGCCATAGCAGTAGCTGATATGTTGAAACCTCTTGGTATTAATGCTATAGCTGAGGGTAAGAGTTGGGATGATATTCAAAAAATGATGTATTCCAATGCCATACTCTTTGGTTGGGGGAGCTATGATCCACTAGAAATGTACAATCTTCATAGCAGTGAAACTGCTGGTGAAGGATGGTACAATACAGGTTTCTATAGCAATGCTACTGTTGATGCATATATGGAGAAGGCCCTTAGAGCTATTACTGAAGAAGAAGCTATTGAATATTGGAAAAAGGCACAGTGGGATGGTACAACTGGATTTAGTGCCAAAGGAGACGCCCCTTGGGCATGGCTGGTTAACCTTGATCATTTGTATTTAGTGAGAGAAAATCTCGAGATAGGAAGGCCAAAGATCCAGCCCCATGGACACGGATGGCCAATGACAGACAATATTGTAGAATGGCATTGGAATGAATAG
- a CDS encoding DeoR/GlpR family DNA-binding transcription regulator, giving the protein MFAEERKTRILEIVNENDRIEVSDLTQQLQVSESTIRRDLQDLEQAGLLKRTHGGAVKLENTSFEPTMDEKELVNIEEKMEIGKRAAAFILDNDTVILDAGTTTLQIAKNIEAKNVTVLTNSILIALALSKNKDIKVVVTGGYIRGEILSIVGPITDKIIQSFRVDKAFVGTNGITIEDGCTTPNIDEAHTKNMMIQSAKEAYIVADHSKFGKISFARIADIDEIHGIITDKSIDEAIIEKYKSNNIQLIYG; this is encoded by the coding sequence ATGTTTGCAGAGGAACGAAAGACGAGAATCTTGGAAATAGTAAACGAAAATGATCGCATTGAGGTAAGTGATTTAACACAGCAGTTACAGGTATCGGAATCTACCATCAGAAGAGACTTACAGGATTTAGAGCAAGCTGGATTGTTGAAAAGAACCCATGGTGGAGCAGTTAAGCTAGAAAATACAAGCTTTGAACCTACAATGGATGAAAAGGAGCTTGTAAATATAGAAGAGAAGATGGAAATTGGCAAGAGGGCAGCAGCCTTTATCCTAGATAATGATACAGTTATTTTAGATGCAGGTACCACTACACTTCAAATTGCTAAGAATATAGAAGCTAAAAATGTCACTGTGTTGACAAACTCAATATTAATAGCATTAGCTTTATCTAAAAATAAAGATATTAAGGTAGTTGTAACAGGGGGCTATATACGGGGGGAAATCCTTTCCATTGTAGGACCCATCACAGATAAAATTATACAAAGTTTTCGGGTGGATAAAGCCTTTGTTGGTACCAATGGCATTACCATCGAAGACGGATGCACAACACCCAATATAGATGAAGCTCATACCAAGAATATGATGATTCAGTCAGCAAAAGAGGCATATATTGTAGCAGATCACAGTAAGTTTGGCAAAATATCTTTTGCAAGAATTGCCGACATAGATGAAATCCATGGCATTATTACAGATAAGAGCATAGATGAAGCTATCATAGAAAAATATAAGTCTAACAACATACAGCTTATCTACGGTTAA
- a CDS encoding ABC transporter ATP-binding protein, with protein sequence MQPILKVENLGISFTQYTKGLKQKNLDVITSLDLTIFPGEILAVVGSSGSGKSLLAHGILGILPNNAAVTGTITYKGQELTSKLQQRLRGQEIALVPQSVNYLDPLMRVGKQVRTAVRKGGATKTQREVFARYHLQPQVEKFFPFQLSGGMARRVLVSTAVVSGAELIIADEPTPGLDEGVIKEALSCFRELADKGASIMLITHDIETALKIADRIAVFYAGTTVEVASAKDFTEKGGALRHPYSKALWRALPQNDFEPIPGFQPLPSALPSGCLFEPRCHMATPQCAQGRPETRILRNGMVRCIHAT encoded by the coding sequence ATGCAGCCCATCTTAAAAGTAGAGAATCTTGGTATATCTTTTACGCAATACACAAAAGGATTAAAACAGAAAAATCTTGACGTCATCACTAGTCTGGACTTGACGATTTTTCCAGGTGAAATATTGGCGGTGGTGGGATCAAGTGGATCTGGTAAAAGTTTGCTTGCCCATGGGATTTTAGGTATTCTTCCCAACAATGCTGCTGTAACCGGTACTATTACTTATAAAGGACAAGAGCTAACATCTAAGCTTCAACAAAGATTACGGGGGCAAGAGATTGCACTTGTACCCCAATCGGTAAATTATCTTGATCCTCTTATGCGGGTGGGAAAGCAAGTTCGGACAGCTGTGAGAAAGGGAGGAGCTACTAAAACACAGCGAGAAGTTTTTGCTAGATATCATCTACAACCCCAAGTGGAAAAATTTTTTCCCTTTCAACTATCAGGAGGCATGGCACGGCGGGTATTAGTATCTACAGCGGTGGTAAGTGGAGCAGAACTAATTATTGCCGATGAACCAACCCCAGGATTGGATGAAGGGGTGATCAAAGAAGCTCTTAGTTGTTTTCGTGAACTAGCAGATAAAGGAGCCTCTATTATGCTAATCACCCACGATATTGAAACAGCTCTTAAAATTGCAGATCGGATTGCAGTATTTTATGCAGGCACCACTGTTGAAGTGGCATCAGCAAAGGATTTTACCGAAAAGGGTGGAGCACTTCGCCATCCTTATAGCAAAGCCCTATGGAGGGCATTGCCTCAAAATGATTTTGAACCTATTCCTGGATTCCAGCCCCTACCCAGTGCTTTACCATCTGGTTGTTTGTTTGAGCCACGTTGTCATATGGCTACCCCTCAGTGTGCCCAAGGGCGACCAGAGACGCGTATATTAAGAAATGGAATGGTGAGGTGTATTCATGCTACTTGA
- a CDS encoding ABC transporter ATP-binding protein, with protein sequence MLLEGKNIGFRYGKGPWVLRNVDITIESGEIVGIMAPSGYGKTTLGRILAGYEKPQEGSVRLNGAPLPKKGEYNPVQLVFQHPEKAVNGRWHMVNTVNEGWEPHEEILTALGIEKAWLKRWPNELSGGELQRFCVARALGSKTQFLVADEMTTMLDAITQAQIWHVVLDVAKKQNIGVLVVSHEKNLMKRLCHRVIDLARHQETSKDTLENCCL encoded by the coding sequence ATGCTACTTGAAGGAAAAAATATAGGGTTTCGTTATGGCAAAGGTCCGTGGGTATTACGAAACGTTGATATTACGATAGAATCCGGTGAAATTGTAGGAATTATGGCCCCTAGTGGCTACGGAAAAACTACACTGGGGCGAATATTGGCTGGTTATGAGAAACCCCAAGAAGGCAGTGTAAGGCTAAATGGTGCCCCACTGCCTAAAAAAGGAGAATACAATCCTGTTCAATTGGTATTCCAACACCCTGAGAAGGCGGTGAATGGTCGATGGCACATGGTGAATACCGTCAATGAAGGTTGGGAACCTCATGAAGAAATTCTTACAGCCCTTGGGATAGAAAAGGCATGGTTAAAACGTTGGCCCAATGAACTGTCAGGTGGTGAACTACAAAGGTTTTGCGTGGCAAGGGCTTTAGGTTCCAAGACACAATTTCTTGTTGCCGATGAGATGACTACCATGTTGGATGCTATTACCCAGGCACAGATATGGCATGTAGTCCTTGATGTGGCGAAGAAGCAAAATATAGGGGTCTTAGTAGTAAGTCATGAAAAAAATCTTATGAAACGCCTATGCCATAGAGTAATTGATTTAGCCAGACATCAGGAAACTTCTAAAGATACATTAGAGAATTGTTGTCTTTAG
- the tpx gene encoding thiol peroxidase, translated as MTKRTGVITMQGNPMTLVGQEVKVGDKAPDFSALTQNLKAYTLKDMGSKVKLISVVPSIDTGVCDLQTLHFNEEAAKLKDVAIVTISMDLPFALSRYCAAKNIDQLEALSDHKEASFGINYGFLIDELRLLSRGVVVIDKDNTVRYIEYVPEVTNHPNYDQALAEVQKLL; from the coding sequence ATGACAAAAAGAACCGGTGTTATTACAATGCAAGGAAATCCTATGACCCTCGTAGGGCAAGAAGTCAAGGTTGGTGATAAAGCACCTGATTTTTCTGCCCTCACACAGAACTTAAAAGCCTATACATTAAAGGATATGGGTAGTAAAGTAAAATTGATTAGTGTTGTGCCTTCCATTGATACAGGTGTTTGTGACCTACAGACTTTACATTTCAATGAAGAAGCAGCAAAGCTTAAGGATGTAGCTATCGTCACAATAAGTATGGACCTACCTTTTGCCCTTAGTCGTTATTGTGCAGCTAAAAATATCGATCAACTTGAAGCATTGTCTGATCATAAAGAAGCCTCTTTTGGTATCAACTACGGCTTTCTCATTGATGAGTTAAGGCTGTTATCTAGAGGTGTGGTGGTGATAGACAAAGACAATACTGTACGTTACATAGAGTATGTTCCAGAAGTCACCAATCATCCAAACTATGACCAAGCACTGGCGGAAGTACAAAAGCTTCTTTAA